One window from the genome of Streptococcus halotolerans encodes:
- a CDS encoding tyrosine-type recombinase/integrase: MTIKEYKKHNGEIVYRAKVYLGVDDQTGKKTMTTITGRTRKEVKLKATQAKADFITNGKTAKPSLNVTTFEELTRLWWRSYESTVKPNTRQSMKGMIELHILPLFGSYRLDKLNTPTVQEHVNNWAIQANNGADGAFSNYGLLVSTTKRILQYGVTLQLIDVNPARDVVIPRKQAKEHKPIKVFTNQELKQFLDYLNTLDLSEYRNFFSYCLYKSLLATGCRISELLALEWSDIDFTNQTISISKTLNRYKGVNSPKSTASNRVIDIDKATILLLQQLKNRQRSITRERGYTEKVVFSPLTVQYIRSTSLVYRLKKDFKGAGVSDIGFHGFRHTHASLMMNAGLGYKELQHRLGHATLAMTMDTYSHLSKENAKKAVSVFETAINTL, translated from the coding sequence ATGACAATTAAAGAATACAAAAAACACAATGGCGAGATTGTTTATCGTGCTAAAGTTTATCTTGGTGTTGATGATCAGACAGGTAAGAAAACCATGACGACCATCACGGGGCGAACTCGTAAAGAGGTCAAACTCAAAGCTACCCAAGCCAAAGCAGATTTTATCACCAATGGAAAAACGGCCAAGCCATCACTTAATGTCACTACTTTCGAAGAACTAACGCGACTTTGGTGGCGTTCTTATGAAAGCACGGTCAAGCCAAACACAAGACAATCTATGAAAGGCATGATAGAACTTCATATTTTGCCCCTATTTGGCTCTTATCGCTTGGATAAGCTAAACACCCCTACCGTTCAAGAACACGTCAATAACTGGGCAATACAAGCCAATAACGGCGCTGATGGCGCTTTTAGTAACTATGGTTTACTAGTCAGTACCACGAAACGGATATTACAGTACGGTGTTACCTTGCAACTGATAGATGTTAACCCTGCTCGTGATGTTGTTATCCCAAGAAAACAAGCCAAAGAGCATAAGCCAATCAAGGTCTTTACTAATCAGGAATTAAAACAATTCCTAGATTATCTAAACACTTTGGATCTATCAGAATATCGGAATTTCTTCTCCTATTGCCTATATAAGTCATTACTTGCTACTGGGTGCCGTATTAGCGAGTTATTAGCCCTTGAATGGTCTGACATTGATTTTACAAATCAAACGATCAGTATTTCAAAAACTCTTAACCGCTATAAAGGCGTTAACTCGCCGAAGTCTACCGCTAGTAACCGTGTCATTGATATAGACAAGGCTACTATCCTACTACTCCAGCAACTCAAAAACCGTCAACGGTCTATTACTAGAGAAAGAGGATATACAGAAAAAGTCGTGTTCTCTCCGCTCACTGTTCAGTATATTCGGAGTACTTCTCTTGTTTACAGACTTAAAAAGGATTTCAAGGGCGCTGGGGTGTCTGACATAGGCTTTCACGGCTTTCGCCATACTCACGCAAGTTTGATGATGAATGCTGGTCTAGGTTACAAAGAACTTCAGCACCGCCTCGGACATGCTACTCTAGCCATGACCATGGATACTTATAGCCATCTTTCCAAAGAGAACGCAAAAAAAGCCGTCTCAGTCTTTGAAACGGCCATCAATACTTTATAA
- a CDS encoding virulence RhuM family protein, protein MNELQFLIYTADNEKESASVIIRGETIWASQKEMARLFDVGVPAISKHLKNIFDEGELDKKMVISKMETTTQHGAIAGKTQTQEVSYYNLDAIISVGYRVNSRKATRFRQWATSVLREYMIKGFAMDDERLKQGENLLEKDYFRELLERVRSIRASERRIWLQITDIFAEISIDYDPQNTLTKQFYADIQNKFHYAITGQTAAEIIYSKADHTKENMGLTTWKNSPNGRILQADTQIAKNYLTEKEIRSLERSISSYFDYLERQIEQRKAQTMRDLAKSIDRFLTFQEYDILEGHGTISSKTAKDKAKLEYQEFNKNQKINSDFEKSLKQLTDSISET, encoded by the coding sequence ATGAACGAACTCCAATTTCTAATCTATACAGCAGACAATGAAAAAGAATCAGCTAGCGTGATTATCCGTGGTGAAACTATCTGGGCTAGTCAGAAAGAGATGGCTAGGCTATTTGATGTCGGCGTTCCTGCTATCAGTAAACACTTGAAAAACATCTTTGACGAGGGCGAACTAGACAAAAAAATGGTTATTTCCAAAATGGAAACAACCACTCAACATGGTGCTATTGCTGGTAAAACACAGACTCAAGAAGTTAGTTATTACAATCTAGACGCTATTATCTCGGTAGGCTATCGTGTTAACTCTCGTAAGGCTACTCGATTCAGACAATGGGCGACTTCTGTACTGCGTGAGTACATGATCAAGGGCTTTGCCATGGATGATGAACGTTTGAAGCAAGGTGAAAATCTCCTAGAAAAAGATTATTTCCGTGAATTGCTTGAACGTGTCCGTTCTATCCGTGCTAGCGAGCGCCGTATCTGGTTACAAATCACTGATATTTTCGCTGAAATCTCTATCGATTATGACCCACAAAACACCTTGACTAAGCAATTCTATGCTGATATTCAGAACAAGTTTCATTATGCAATCACTGGGCAAACAGCAGCCGAGATCATCTATTCTAAAGCGGATCATACAAAAGAAAACATGGGGCTAACCACTTGGAAAAACTCGCCAAACGGTCGTATACTCCAAGCAGATACACAAATAGCCAAGAATTACCTTACAGAAAAAGAAATCCGCTCCTTAGAAAGAAGCATTTCTAGCTATTTTGACTATTTGGAAAGGCAAATAGAACAACGAAAAGCCCAAACTATGCGAGATCTCGCTAAAAGCATTGACCGCTTTCTAACTTTCCAAGAATACGATATTTTAGAGGGTCATGGTACAATTTCATCAAAAACTGCTAAAGACAAAGCTAAATTAGAGTACCAAGAGTTTAACAAGAATCAAAAAATTAACTCAGACTTTGAAAAATCTTTAAAACAGTTAACTGACAGCATATCAGAAACTTAG
- a CDS encoding TrkH family potassium uptake protein: protein MNRAMVRFLLSKLLIIEAGLLLVPLLVSFIYQEDWTIKRSIIYTIGLLLVLGGLGSWVKPKNHHIYTKEGMLIVALCWVLWSFFGALPFVFSGQIPSLIDAFFEVSSGFTTTGATILPDVAVLSHSLLFWRSFAHLIGGMGVLVFALAIMSNSKNGHHEVMRAEVPGPVFGKVVAKLKSTAQILYFIYMGMFLIFTLILWLCGMPFFDSIITAMGGAGTGGFGVYNDSIAHYKNPLITYVISFGVTLFGINFNLYYLILMRKFRLFFKDTELRLYLGIILVATIMISLNVSHLYTSLEETIRFSFFQVTNIITTTGFGITDLTVWPLFAQFMLLLLMFLGGSAGSTAGGFKVIRALIISKVVKNEVLKTLYPRRVMSLHIGENVIDKETQHSVLKYLAIYVIMFLGLVFCLSIDHQKDFMVVISAAASTFNNIGPMLGTAETFDIFSPFSKLLMSFAMIAGRLEIYPMLLLFLRRTWSKY from the coding sequence ATGAATAGAGCAATGGTCCGTTTTTTATTATCAAAACTCCTTATCATCGAGGCAGGACTGCTACTAGTCCCTCTTTTGGTATCCTTCATCTATCAAGAGGATTGGACTATTAAACGCAGTATCATCTATACGATTGGGCTGCTACTAGTCCTCGGCGGGCTGGGCAGCTGGGTAAAACCGAAAAACCACCACATTTACACTAAAGAAGGCATGCTGATCGTCGCACTCTGCTGGGTCCTGTGGTCCTTCTTTGGTGCCCTTCCCTTCGTGTTTTCAGGTCAAATCCCAAGTCTTATTGATGCCTTTTTCGAAGTCAGCTCAGGCTTTACGACCACTGGAGCTACTATTTTACCAGATGTTGCTGTTTTATCACACTCTCTCCTTTTCTGGAGAAGTTTCGCTCATCTGATTGGAGGTATGGGGGTACTGGTTTTTGCACTTGCTATTATGAGCAATAGCAAAAATGGTCACCATGAAGTTATGAGAGCTGAAGTTCCTGGACCTGTCTTCGGAAAAGTGGTCGCAAAACTAAAAAGTACCGCTCAAATTCTATACTTCATCTACATGGGAATGTTCCTTATCTTTACTCTCATTTTATGGCTTTGCGGCATGCCATTTTTTGACAGCATCATAACAGCTATGGGAGGTGCTGGTACTGGTGGCTTTGGTGTCTATAACGATTCTATAGCTCACTATAAGAATCCACTTATCACCTATGTCATTTCTTTTGGTGTCACGCTTTTTGGTATTAATTTCAACTTGTACTATTTGATATTGATGCGAAAGTTCAGGCTTTTCTTTAAAGATACTGAATTACGCCTATATCTAGGAATCATTCTCGTAGCGACAATAATGATCAGCTTAAACGTCAGTCACCTATATACCAGCCTAGAGGAGACTATTCGATTCTCTTTCTTCCAGGTAACCAATATCATCACAACAACCGGTTTTGGGATTACTGATCTAACAGTCTGGCCATTATTTGCGCAATTTATGCTTCTCTTATTGATGTTTTTAGGCGGATCTGCTGGCTCCACAGCTGGTGGTTTTAAAGTTATCAGGGCACTTATCATTTCTAAAGTTGTCAAAAACGAAGTTTTAAAGACACTTTATCCTCGTCGCGTAATGTCTCTTCATATTGGGGAAAATGTTATCGATAAGGAAACACAGCATAGTGTTCTAAAATACTTAGCCATCTATGTCATCATGTTTCTTGGGCTGGTCTTTTGTTTAAGTATCGACCATCAAAAAGATTTTATGGTAGTCATTAGCGCAGCTGCGTCTACCTTTAATAATATCGGGCCGATGTTGGGAACGGCTGAAACTTTTGACATCTTCAGTCCCTTCTCAAAACTGCTCATGAGTTTTGCCATGATTGCCGGTCGTCTGGAAATCTATCCTATGCTCTTACTTTTCTTAAGACGCACCTGGTCCAAGTATTAA
- the trmL gene encoding tRNA (uridine(34)/cytosine(34)/5-carboxymethylaminomethyluridine(34)-2'-O)-methyltransferase TrmL produces the protein MVENNYEKQSTGRNHIVLFQPQIPQNTGNIARTCAATNSPLHIIKPMGFPIDDKKMKRAGLDYWDKLDIYYYDSLEAFMESVDGPVFLISKFADKTYSDVDYDQQLDQYFMFGREDTGLPEMFMRENVEKALRIPMNDEHVRSLNVSNAVCMVVYEALRQQQFRGLERVHIYKNDKLK, from the coding sequence ATGGTAGAAAACAATTATGAGAAACAATCAACTGGTCGTAATCACATCGTGCTTTTTCAGCCGCAAATCCCACAAAATACTGGAAATATTGCGAGAACCTGCGCAGCGACTAATAGTCCCTTACATATTATTAAACCAATGGGATTTCCTATTGATGATAAAAAAATGAAACGTGCAGGTCTCGATTATTGGGATAAATTGGATATTTATTATTATGACTCTTTAGAAGCGTTTATGGAAAGCGTTGACGGTCCCGTTTTTTTGATTTCTAAGTTTGCAGATAAAACCTATTCTGATGTGGATTATGATCAACAACTAGATCAATACTTTATGTTTGGGCGCGAAGATACTGGTCTACCTGAAATGTTTATGCGAGAGAATGTAGAGAAGGCTCTTAGGATTCCAATGAATGATGAACACGTTAGAAGTTTAAATGTTTCTAATGCTGTTTGCATGGTTGTATATGAAGCGTTACGCCAGCAACAGTTTCGAGGTTTGGAAAGGGTGCACATTTACAAAAATGATAAATTGAAATAA
- the yidD gene encoding membrane protein insertion efficiency factor YidD yields the protein MRKGLIAIVRFYQKYLSPISQGTCRFRPTCSQYMIEAIDKHGFKGMLMGIARILRCHPWSKTGFDPVPDHFSLKRHTKNDSQK from the coding sequence ATGAGAAAAGGATTAATAGCAATCGTTCGCTTTTATCAAAAATACCTGTCTCCCATATCTCAAGGAACCTGCCGTTTTCGGCCAACCTGCTCTCAGTATATGATTGAAGCCATTGATAAACATGGCTTTAAGGGAATGCTAATGGGAATAGCCCGAATTCTGCGTTGCCATCCTTGGTCAAAAACGGGATTTGATCCTGTTCCTGACCATTTCTCACTCAAAAGACATACCAAAAACGATTCACAAAAGTGA
- the trkA gene encoding Trk system potassium transporter TrkA, whose protein sequence is MQIILVGGGKVGAALCRSLVEENHDVVLIEQKESVLKHLTKRYDIIGLLGNGANHKILEQADIQDCDIFIAMTDKDEVNMIAAVLAKQMGAKETIVRVRNPEYSNAYFKERNFLGFSLVINPELLTARYIANSIDFPNAKSVEHFVNGRVMLMEFSVSDQSVLSHMSLSEFRRKFGNIVICAIQRQDTILIPDGNDTILPKDRIFVTGSRVEMVLFHNFVKHKLIKNMMIIGAGRIAYYLLSLLRNNKINLKVIERDEKHAQWLSQEFPHLNIVVGDGTAKDVLLEESAANYDAVATLTGVDEENIIASLFLEKVGVPKNITKVNRTSLLEIIDHNFVSSSIITPKSIAADTVMHFVRGRDNAQDSNLDAMHHVANGRIETLQFEIREKNKMAGQQLSNIKLKDNVLIAAIIRKGRTIYPTGEDILEVGDKIVIITLLKNITKIYDLMKRSRNE, encoded by the coding sequence ATGCAAATAATTCTAGTCGGCGGTGGTAAGGTCGGAGCTGCGCTTTGCCGATCACTCGTCGAAGAAAATCACGATGTCGTATTGATTGAACAAAAAGAAAGTGTTTTAAAACATCTCACTAAACGCTACGATATCATTGGACTTCTTGGAAACGGCGCCAACCATAAGATTTTAGAACAAGCTGATATTCAAGATTGTGATATTTTTATTGCCATGACCGATAAAGATGAAGTCAATATGATTGCAGCAGTTCTTGCTAAGCAAATGGGAGCTAAAGAAACCATCGTCCGCGTTCGTAACCCAGAATACTCTAACGCTTACTTTAAAGAACGCAATTTCTTAGGGTTTTCCTTGGTGATTAATCCTGAACTTTTGACAGCACGCTATATTGCTAATAGTATCGACTTTCCTAATGCTAAATCTGTCGAACACTTTGTCAATGGACGCGTCATGCTTATGGAATTTTCGGTATCCGATCAGAGCGTGCTCAGTCATATGTCTCTCTCAGAATTCCGCAGAAAATTTGGAAATATCGTTATCTGCGCTATTCAAAGACAAGATACTATCCTCATTCCTGATGGTAACGACACCATCCTTCCTAAAGACCGTATTTTTGTAACAGGTAGTCGTGTTGAAATGGTTCTTTTTCATAATTTTGTTAAGCACAAACTCATCAAAAATATGATGATTATTGGTGCGGGACGCATCGCCTACTACCTCCTCTCGTTACTTCGCAATAACAAAATCAATTTAAAAGTTATTGAACGAGATGAAAAACACGCACAATGGCTTAGTCAAGAGTTCCCCCATCTTAACATTGTTGTTGGTGACGGAACTGCCAAGGATGTTCTCTTAGAAGAAAGTGCTGCTAATTATGATGCTGTAGCTACCTTAACAGGTGTTGATGAAGAAAACATCATTGCCTCTCTTTTCTTGGAAAAAGTCGGTGTGCCAAAAAACATTACCAAGGTCAACCGTACTAGTCTCCTCGAAATTATCGACCATAATTTTGTATCGTCTAGTATTATTACCCCTAAAAGTATCGCTGCCGATACCGTCATGCATTTTGTCCGTGGACGTGACAATGCTCAAGATTCTAATTTGGATGCCATGCATCATGTGGCCAATGGCCGTATCGAAACGCTTCAGTTTGAAATTCGCGAGAAGAATAAAATGGCTGGACAACAGCTCTCCAATATCAAACTTAAAGATAATGTCTTGATTGCTGCTATTATCCGTAAAGGCAGAACGATTTACCCCACTGGTGAGGACATTCTTGAAGTCGGGGATAAAATCGTTATCATCACCCTACTTAAAAACATTACAAAAATCTATGATTTGATGAAGAGGTCGCGTAATGAATAG
- a CDS encoding pseudouridine synthase encodes MRINKYIAHAGVASRRKAEELIKKGLVTINGEKVTELATTVKSGDVVEVEGSPIYNEEKVYYLLNKPRGVISSVSDEKGRQTVVDLLPQVKERIYPVGRLDWDTSGLLLLTNDGDFTDKMIHPRNEIDKVYVARVKGLATKENLRPLTRGVVIDGKKTKPARYNIIKVEADKNRSIVELVIHEGRHHQVKKMFEAVGLLVDKLSRTQFGTLDLTGLRPGESRRLNKKEVSQLHNLAVNKTK; translated from the coding sequence ATGAGAATTAACAAATACATTGCCCACGCAGGTGTGGCAAGTCGTCGTAAGGCAGAAGAATTGATTAAAAAGGGTCTGGTGACCATTAACGGAGAGAAAGTGACTGAGTTGGCGACAACCGTCAAGTCAGGTGATGTTGTTGAAGTTGAAGGTAGCCCTATTTATAACGAAGAAAAAGTTTATTATCTGTTAAATAAACCCCGTGGAGTGATTTCCAGTGTGTCGGACGAAAAAGGGCGTCAAACGGTAGTGGATTTACTGCCACAAGTTAAGGAACGGATTTACCCTGTTGGTCGCTTGGATTGGGATACTTCTGGGCTTCTCCTGTTGACGAATGATGGTGATTTTACTGATAAAATGATTCACCCTCGTAATGAGATTGACAAAGTCTACGTGGCGCGTGTGAAGGGTCTTGCAACTAAAGAAAATCTTCGACCGCTGACGCGTGGTGTTGTTATTGATGGCAAGAAAACGAAGCCTGCTCGTTACAATATCATCAAAGTTGAAGCAGATAAAAATCGTTCAATTGTTGAATTGGTTATCCATGAAGGACGTCATCACCAGGTTAAGAAGATGTTTGAAGCTGTTGGTTTACTCGTTGATAAATTATCACGCACTCAGTTTGGTACCCTTGATTTGACTGGGCTTCGTCCAGGGGAATCCCGTCGACTTAACAAGAAAGAGGTTAGCCAGCTTCATAATTTGGCGGTTAACAAAACCAAATGA
- a CDS encoding helix-turn-helix domain-containing protein: protein MLRLKELREDKGIAIRKLSEKLEDEYNLVVSPSQLSFYENEKRRPRDESIWNDIADYFGVSVPYLLGYDDGTVGGVLELAALVQSGKLSIDSIDDKDIKKAVSSHISTFRKASSIVENLKSESDELAEHARNNDISDEIKSASNNENLANYYHDLKKIMFQISVKENFSNAELSELQKLKSELLTLIDFLYEQRLMLDKIDTNKNK, encoded by the coding sequence ATGTTAAGACTTAAAGAATTACGTGAAGATAAAGGGATCGCTATAAGAAAACTTAGTGAAAAACTTGAAGATGAATATAACTTAGTCGTTAGTCCTAGCCAGCTATCTTTCTACGAAAATGAAAAAAGACGCCCTCGTGATGAAAGCATCTGGAATGATATTGCTGATTATTTCGGTGTCTCTGTTCCCTACCTATTGGGGTATGACGATGGCACTGTTGGGGGAGTTCTTGAGTTAGCAGCTCTTGTTCAAAGTGGTAAGTTATCTATAGACTCCATAGATGACAAGGATATTAAAAAGGCTGTCAGTAGCCATATCTCAACGTTTCGTAAAGCTTCCTCAATTGTTGAAAACTTAAAAAGTGAATCCGACGAACTGGCGGAACACGCACGAAACAATGATATATCTGACGAAATAAAATCAGCATCGAACAATGAAAACTTGGCTAATTATTATCATGACTTAAAGAAAATCATGTTCCAAATCAGCGTTAAAGAGAATTTTTCAAACGCAGAATTAAGCGAACTGCAAAAACTCAAATCTGAGCTCCTTACTTTGATAGATTTCTTGTACGAGCAAAGACTTATGCTTGATAAAATAGATACGAACAAAAACAAATGA
- the scpB gene encoding SMC-Scp complex subunit ScpB, protein MTTLSQIEALLFVAGEEGLSIRQLAELLELPPSGLQQSMDKLVEKYQQDKDSALTILESANTYKLVTKDDHAELLKSYAHTPINQSLSRASLETLSIIAYKQPITRIEVDGIRGVNSSGAISKLQAFGLVQEIGKKEVLGRPNLYATTDYFLDYMGINSLDELVDVSAIDIKEEEVALFAEVPSLEE, encoded by the coding sequence ATGACAACCTTATCGCAAATTGAAGCGCTTCTCTTCGTGGCTGGAGAAGAAGGGTTATCAATCCGTCAATTGGCAGAATTATTAGAACTACCACCCTCAGGCTTACAACAGTCTATGGACAAATTAGTAGAGAAGTATCAACAAGATAAGGATTCTGCTCTGACCATTTTAGAATCTGCCAATACCTATAAATTAGTAACCAAAGATGACCATGCAGAACTGTTGAAGTCATATGCACATACTCCAATCAATCAAAGTCTGTCTCGCGCAAGCCTTGAAACCTTGTCTATTATTGCTTATAAGCAACCTATTACCCGGATTGAAGTGGATGGGATTCGTGGGGTCAATTCAAGTGGAGCTATTAGTAAGCTGCAAGCATTCGGATTGGTTCAGGAAATTGGAAAGAAGGAAGTTCTTGGTCGTCCCAATCTTTACGCGACTACGGATTATTTTTTAGATTACATGGGCATCAATAGCTTAGACGAGTTGGTTGATGTTTCAGCTATTGACATCAAGGAAGAAGAGGTCGCATTATTTGCGGAAGTTCCCTCTCTAGAAGAATAA
- a CDS encoding C39 family peptidase, with translation MKKKMYKAKKQWVIAGVTTASLLVAPGVLAEEAAPAVNGVVAGETTSGSENVTPQPTNGIKTTSVTADSSLEEPGRDLRDESSVAETDNPAETSNLLKMAKTPTPVMASSMVSSSDQVAPPPTIESRPATETASNLSKVDNSDINIRSHVENIGWQKPSNATQLIGTVGQSKRLEALELSLGKDMSSLGGIVYQSHIQNIGWQRPVKNGELSGTVGQSKRLEAVNVRLTQELAAHFDLYYRVHVQDYGWLGWAKNGANAGTEGLSKRLEALEMQILPKGARFTGSMSRSFIAKDAQSASLSYQTYIEKKGWQGAVSDGHLSGSTGQNQQLESLKLRLHSDYLGHLSYQTHIQNVGWTPAVREGQASGQENSNRQIEAVRIALVGEISQHYDVYYRVHSQNKGWLDWAKNGSSAGTEGFSLGVEGIEVTLVKKGGSAPGTTVKPFEKKMAVAKKFQKVYPMPYFNQRDPRWSSKRYGRYTMGDTGCVPTSLSMVFSALTGKTVMPTTVADWLYYNTKEFDRLVPGTRAPGIVKAANAWGVKATNLSSYTSLVTALREGHHVLAAVQNNVFVTRGSHELVLKGYNNGKVYVTDPYTKSLSGWYAMSYLFNTRSTDKDDTALGLPFFKISRL, from the coding sequence ATGAAAAAGAAGATGTACAAGGCTAAAAAGCAATGGGTTATTGCCGGTGTTACCACAGCTAGTCTTTTGGTTGCCCCTGGTGTTTTGGCAGAGGAGGCTGCACCAGCTGTTAACGGCGTAGTTGCTGGCGAAACAACGAGTGGTTCTGAGAATGTCACACCGCAGCCAACTAATGGTATAAAAACCACATCTGTGACGGCTGATTCCTCATTGGAAGAACCTGGTCGTGATTTGAGAGATGAATCATCGGTTGCAGAGACTGATAATCCTGCGGAAACGTCCAACCTATTGAAGATGGCTAAAACGCCAACACCAGTGATGGCATCCTCAATGGTGAGCAGTAGTGACCAAGTGGCGCCGCCTCCAACAATAGAGAGTCGACCTGCTACAGAAACAGCATCAAATCTATCGAAAGTCGATAATAGTGATATTAATATTCGATCGCACGTAGAAAATATAGGTTGGCAAAAGCCAAGTAATGCAACACAATTGATTGGTACGGTTGGTCAAAGCAAACGTTTAGAAGCTCTCGAGCTCAGTTTGGGTAAAGACATGTCGAGCTTAGGAGGAATTGTTTATCAAAGCCATATTCAAAATATAGGCTGGCAGCGACCAGTCAAAAATGGAGAACTTAGTGGTACAGTTGGTCAAAGCAAACGTCTTGAGGCAGTTAATGTTCGATTAACGCAAGAATTGGCAGCTCATTTTGATCTTTACTACCGTGTTCATGTTCAAGATTACGGATGGTTAGGTTGGGCGAAGAATGGGGCTAATGCTGGAACGGAAGGCCTCTCGAAACGTCTGGAAGCCCTTGAAATGCAAATCCTTCCTAAAGGTGCTCGTTTCACAGGATCCATGAGCCGGTCTTTTATAGCAAAAGACGCTCAATCAGCTTCGCTTAGTTATCAAACCTATATTGAGAAAAAAGGTTGGCAGGGCGCTGTTTCTGATGGTCATTTGAGTGGTAGTACAGGTCAGAATCAACAACTAGAGTCTTTGAAACTTCGTCTTCATTCGGATTATCTAGGCCATCTATCCTATCAAACCCACATTCAAAATGTCGGCTGGACGCCAGCTGTTAGAGAAGGCCAAGCAAGTGGTCAAGAGAACTCCAATCGCCAAATCGAGGCAGTGAGAATTGCCTTAGTAGGTGAGATTAGTCAACACTATGATGTTTATTATCGTGTTCATAGTCAGAATAAAGGATGGTTAGATTGGGCAAAGAACGGATCTAGTGCTGGGACAGAGGGTTTTTCTTTGGGTGTTGAAGGCATTGAGGTTACCCTAGTGAAAAAAGGTGGTTCTGCTCCAGGAACAACAGTTAAGCCTTTTGAGAAGAAAATGGCTGTAGCTAAAAAGTTTCAAAAAGTCTATCCGATGCCATACTTTAATCAGCGAGATCCTCGTTGGTCGTCTAAACGTTATGGACGCTACACAATGGGAGACACTGGTTGCGTTCCAACTTCATTAAGCATGGTCTTTTCAGCTTTGACAGGCAAAACTGTGATGCCGACAACTGTGGCCGATTGGTTATATTACAATACCAAAGAATTTGATCGCCTTGTACCTGGAACTCGTGCACCAGGTATTGTGAAAGCAGCCAATGCATGGGGAGTGAAAGCTACAAATTTATCTAGTTATACTAGCCTTGTAACAGCTTTAAGAGAAGGACACCATGTCTTGGCTGCTGTTCAAAATAATGTTTTTGTGACAAGAGGATCGCATGAGTTAGTCCTAAAAGGATACAATAATGGTAAGGTCTACGTAACTGATCCCTATACAAAATCTCTATCTGGTTGGTATGCAATGTCCTATCTATTTAACACTAGGAGTACAGATAAAGACGACACCGCGCTAGGTTTACCATTCTTTAAGATATCACGTCTATAA
- a CDS encoding DNA-binding protein → MLITKDIAQKVKIKRAKRDMTKTALSDCLSVSRKTLAKIEAGDYDAPKRIYQSVMSWLVEDL, encoded by the coding sequence ATGCTAATCACAAAGGATATTGCCCAAAAAGTCAAGATCAAACGTGCTAAACGTGATATGACTAAAACAGCTCTTTCTGATTGCCTAAGTGTATCAAGAAAGACCCTCGCTAAAATCGAAGCTGGCGACTATGACGCACCAAAGCGAATTTATCAGTCGGTTATGAGCTGGCTTGTTGAGGATTTATAG
- a CDS encoding HIT family protein, with protein sequence MENCIFCQIIAGDIPSSKVYEDDKVIAFLDITQTTTGHTLLIPKEHVRNVLDMDNTIAQDVFSRLPKVARAIQKATGAAGMNIINNNEKIAGQTVFHAHIHLVPRFNENDGIDIKYTTHEPDFQVLGKLAEQIAKEVV encoded by the coding sequence ATGGAAAATTGTATTTTCTGTCAAATTATTGCCGGTGACATCCCTTCTTCTAAAGTCTATGAAGACGATAAAGTCATTGCTTTTTTAGATATTACTCAAACAACAACTGGCCACACTTTACTAATCCCTAAAGAACATGTTAGAAATGTGCTCGACATGGATAATACAATCGCTCAAGATGTTTTTTCTCGCCTTCCTAAAGTGGCTCGAGCGATTCAAAAAGCTACCGGAGCGGCTGGTATGAACATTATCAACAACAACGAAAAAATTGCTGGGCAAACTGTTTTCCACGCTCATATTCACCTGGTTCCTCGTTTTAATGAAAATGATGGAATCGACATCAAATACACCACCCACGAACCTGATTTTCAAGTTTTAGGAAAATTGGCAGAACAGATTGCAAAAGAGGTCGTCTAG